The Rahnella aquatilis CIP 78.65 = ATCC 33071 genomic sequence TGATTTTGTCCAATCAATACAAAATGATGACCATGTTGGATCCCGATAACGCGGAACGCTATCGCCGGTTACAAACGGTGATCGAACGGGGTTTTGGTTTGCAAATGCGCGAGCTGGACAGGGATTTCGGGGAATTGCCGGAAGACACCTGTCGCACCGTGATTAACATTATGGAAATGCATCATGCCATGCAGGTGTCGTGGACCAATTTGAAAGACACGCAAGATTTGGATCGCCGCCGTATTGATTTTCTGGGCTTTGATGCTGCAACGGAATCCCGCTATTTAAGCTATGTCCGCTTTATGGTGAACACCGAGGGACGTTACACGGATTTTGATGCAGGCACGCACGGGTTTAACTCGCAGACCAAAATGTGGGATAAATACCAGCGTATGCTGGCGGTCTGGCAATCATGCCCGCGGCAGTATCATCTGAGCGCGGTAGAGATCGCGCAAATTATTAATGCCTGATGTAAACACTTAAAGGAGTCGCCTGTGCTTTGTAAGGGTTTTTTGTTCGACCTTGATGGAACGTTAGTGGATTCATTACCTGCAGTTGAGCGTGCCTGGGTGAACTGGGCGCTTAGCCGGGGTGTCAGCCCGCAGGATGTACTGGCGTTTATTCATGGCAAGCAGGCGATCACTTCTCTGCGTCATTTTATGGCGGGTGAAAGCGAAGAAACGATTCAAAAAGAGTTTCGTAAGCTGGAACAAATTGAAGCTACAGACACCGAGGGCGTAGCCGCTCTCCCGGGTGCCCATCTGCTGTTAAGCGAACTCAACCGGCAGAATATTCCCTGGGCGATTGTGACTTCCGGATCAATGCCAGTTGCCAGCGCGCGCCATAAAGCGGCGCATTTGCCTGAACCTGAAGTGTTTATCACCGCTGAACAGGTCAGACACGGCAAGCCTCAACCCGATGCCTATTTGCTGGGGGCAGAACGTTTAGGTCTGGCGCCGGAAGATTGCGTGGTGGTAGAAGATGCTGCTGCCGGTGTGATGGCCGGGCTGGCTGCGGGTTGCAAAGTTATCGCCGTCAATGCGCCTGACGATACACCCGGGATTGAAAATGTCGATTTCGATCTGACTACGCTGGAAATCCTGCTGGTCAGCCGTTCTGATGAAGGCGTGAAAGTCAGCCTGCGTTAAGGGCAGAAAAAATA encodes the following:
- a CDS encoding sugar phosphatase, whose translation is MLCKGFLFDLDGTLVDSLPAVERAWVNWALSRGVSPQDVLAFIHGKQAITSLRHFMAGESEETIQKEFRKLEQIEATDTEGVAALPGAHLLLSELNRQNIPWAIVTSGSMPVASARHKAAHLPEPEVFITAEQVRHGKPQPDAYLLGAERLGLAPEDCVVVEDAAAGVMAGLAAGCKVIAVNAPDDTPGIENVDFDLTTLEILLVSRSDEGVKVSLR
- a CDS encoding YfbU family protein, which encodes MEMTNAQRLILSNQYKMMTMLDPDNAERYRRLQTVIERGFGLQMRELDRDFGELPEDTCRTVINIMEMHHAMQVSWTNLKDTQDLDRRRIDFLGFDAATESRYLSYVRFMVNTEGRYTDFDAGTHGFNSQTKMWDKYQRMLAVWQSCPRQYHLSAVEIAQIINA